A single region of the Novipirellula aureliae genome encodes:
- a CDS encoding phosphatidate cytidylyltransferase: MLADRLKTSIALIAVICLLLYLDVTRSRAGLEGLWLVPILLFFAIGTAWDLAGLVMASGRYLSRSTVLISTTIVTLSPIVPLMWPLFHSSYPANATFGMFGAMVVGAVVAVMLTVGREMFLYGKPGTRSEVTSSEAALKADVGVVTGRMASTVFIAIYVGLPMAMLFSLRSLGSGNWGVAALLTMVLVTKSADAGAYFVGRAIGKHKLISRLSPGKTVEGAIGGIVSSTIVAFVCLKWLFPIFLGVEMEAVSGSNVNLAAAGMPPVLGALILGPILAVSGMVGDLAESLVKRDNAAKDSGNLLPGLGGVWDVTDSLISAIMPAFLCFSAGVAGPIV, translated from the coding sequence TTGTTAGCCGACCGTTTAAAAACATCGATTGCATTGATTGCAGTCATCTGTTTGCTGCTCTACCTCGATGTCACTCGGTCTCGAGCGGGGCTGGAGGGACTTTGGCTCGTCCCGATTCTCCTGTTCTTTGCCATCGGCACGGCTTGGGATTTAGCGGGGCTGGTCATGGCGAGCGGAAGGTACCTGTCGCGTTCGACCGTCCTAATCTCAACCACCATTGTGACGCTATCGCCAATCGTCCCGCTAATGTGGCCGCTGTTTCATTCGAGTTATCCTGCAAACGCCACGTTCGGAATGTTCGGCGCGATGGTCGTCGGAGCGGTGGTAGCCGTCATGTTAACGGTTGGGCGAGAAATGTTTCTCTATGGCAAACCTGGCACACGCTCTGAAGTCACAAGTTCCGAAGCCGCATTGAAAGCGGATGTCGGCGTCGTCACCGGACGCATGGCATCGACTGTTTTCATCGCGATTTACGTTGGTCTACCGATGGCGATGCTGTTTTCGCTTCGCAGTCTAGGCAGCGGAAACTGGGGTGTCGCAGCATTGTTAACCATGGTTTTGGTCACAAAGTCAGCCGATGCGGGTGCCTACTTTGTTGGCCGAGCGATAGGAAAGCACAAACTGATTTCTCGGCTCAGTCCGGGAAAGACCGTCGAAGGAGCGATTGGTGGTATCGTAAGTAGTACGATCGTTGCTTTCGTTTGTTTGAAATGGCTTTTTCCAATATTTTTGGGAGTTGAAATGGAGGCTGTTTCGGGTAGCAATGTGAACCTAGCCGCCGCTGGAATGCCTCCTGTCTTGGGTGCCCTGATCCTTGGCCCGATACTTGCGGTCTCCGGAATGGTAGGCGATTTGGCGGAATCATTGGTGAAACGCGATAATGCCGCCAAGGATAGCGGTAATTTGCTGCCGGGCCTTGGAGGCGTTTGGGATGTCACGGATTCTTTAATCTCTGCGATCATGCCAGCGTTTCTATGCTTTTCAGCGGGTGTTGCAGGGCCTATCGTTTAG
- a CDS encoding PhoH family protein — MTEATLAIANADEILALFGPRDQHLRKLKRLFDVSITQRDGQIRIAGEEERVQNATRTLERMRQISRKKGGLSSDDVDGAASEHGGVIDGAAPRVKAEAIDIQHAGRQIKPRTPGQAVYVDTIRQYDLTFAAGPAGCGKTYLAVAMAVEALRAGLVRKIVLVRPAVEAGESLGFLPGDLRAKLNPYLRPLMDALGEMIDYDQSRALMEQDVIEVIPLAYMRGRTLNDAFIILDEAQNTTVAQMKMFLTRMGEQSKMVVSGDTSQQDLPKGITSGLSDAMRRLGKIEGIGSVRLRETDIVRHKLVQRIVNAYDTHPHE; from the coding sequence ATGACCGAAGCGACATTGGCGATTGCTAATGCGGACGAAATCTTGGCTCTTTTTGGGCCTCGCGACCAACATTTGCGAAAGCTAAAACGGCTGTTCGATGTCAGCATCACGCAGCGTGATGGTCAAATCCGAATCGCGGGCGAAGAGGAGCGTGTTCAGAACGCAACGCGGACATTGGAGCGAATGCGGCAAATTTCTCGAAAAAAAGGCGGATTGAGCAGCGATGACGTCGATGGAGCGGCCTCCGAGCATGGCGGAGTCATCGATGGTGCGGCGCCCCGCGTCAAAGCGGAAGCGATTGATATCCAGCATGCAGGGCGACAAATCAAGCCTCGTACGCCGGGGCAGGCGGTTTACGTCGACACGATCCGGCAATACGACTTGACCTTCGCTGCGGGCCCAGCCGGTTGTGGAAAAACCTACTTGGCGGTCGCGATGGCAGTCGAAGCGTTGCGGGCTGGTTTGGTTCGCAAAATCGTGCTCGTGCGGCCTGCCGTGGAAGCGGGCGAAAGCCTGGGCTTCCTCCCTGGGGATCTACGTGCAAAACTAAACCCTTATCTGCGTCCCTTGATGGATGCACTCGGCGAGATGATTGACTATGATCAATCGCGTGCCTTGATGGAACAGGACGTCATTGAAGTCATCCCACTTGCCTACATGCGTGGTAGGACGCTTAACGATGCGTTCATTATTTTAGACGAAGCTCAAAACACGACCGTTGCACAAATGAAAATGTTTTTAACCCGAATGGGCGAGCAGAGTAAAATGGTCGTTAGCGGCGACACCTCACAGCAAGATTTGCCCAAAGGCATTACCAGCGGTCTAAGCGATGCGATGCGTCGGCTAGGCAAAATAGAAGGGATCGGGTCGGTGCGGCTGCGCGAGACCGATATCGTTCGTCACAAATTAGTCCAAAGGATCGTCAATGCGTATGATACTCATCCACATGAGTAG
- the ybeY gene encoding rRNA maturation RNase YbeY — translation MSNILDNNPHRNDRLSIEIIADAPLPELHWYDSIQRAAAAALDYRGFAFGEVGIRITNDNEIRLINRVHLGHDYETDVISFGYFADAPRIEGELAVSLETAQRAAEELAWPAEHELLLYVVHGTLHLTGMDDQAPQGRRSMRAAEIGVMRKLGIEMTDAVGPDAVDAHAGESNSHEPDSGQATTDRSEVKK, via the coding sequence GTGTCAAATATCCTGGACAACAATCCGCATAGAAACGATCGATTGTCGATCGAGATCATTGCCGACGCCCCCTTACCCGAGTTACATTGGTACGATTCCATTCAACGTGCTGCCGCTGCGGCACTCGATTATCGTGGCTTCGCATTCGGTGAAGTGGGAATCCGCATCACCAATGACAACGAGATACGTTTGATCAATCGAGTACACCTTGGACACGACTATGAAACCGACGTGATTAGTTTTGGCTACTTTGCGGATGCACCAAGAATCGAAGGTGAATTGGCCGTTAGCTTGGAGACGGCACAACGAGCTGCCGAGGAATTGGCGTGGCCAGCCGAGCATGAGCTGCTTCTTTATGTCGTCCATGGAACCTTGCATTTGACAGGAATGGATGACCAAGCTCCGCAAGGTCGCCGTTCGATGCGAGCTGCCGAAATCGGTGTCATGCGAAAGCTGGGCATCGAAATGACGGACGCGGTTGGTCCCGACGCTGTCGACGCCCACGCAGGTGAATCGAATTCACATGAGCCGGACTCGGGGCAAGCGACGACGGATCGGTCTGAGGTGAAAAAGTGA
- a CDS encoding hemolysin family protein, with protein MTDWVFWWILSATGFAISSIGGLGGELLDRFAGRSLEAYCRLNKNRDRFGAVIDHQDAAIRGSEYLRMIGTTLFLIAGTAGLFANDGDPNASQLATWAFGAGISMMLIHVWFPAAVTRFASTQVLYHTWPFWHGLSVLMHPLSAPGELVEIITRRLAGKQEHEDEDQEQLEDEIRTIVTAGEREGYFGPGVREMIQGVMTLHEDTVGHIMTPRGDVDALDVSWSWEQILETIVEAGRTRLPVYEGTLDNVVGILYVKDLLPYLQKDGEPDKPISKIMRRSWIVPVDRSVEILLREFLHSRSHMAIVLDEFQQTTGVVTIEDALEEIVGEIVDESDEDEEIGLQVIDDDTVEVDGRLMIDDLNDLVGWDLPESDDYETIAGYVLFHTGAIPEAGHRLTLGESEIEILKASNRKIDSMRIRRQKNKDQRVG; from the coding sequence GTGACCGACTGGGTTTTTTGGTGGATTTTGTCAGCAACCGGTTTTGCCATCAGCAGTATAGGTGGCCTTGGTGGCGAATTGCTCGATCGGTTTGCAGGCCGATCACTCGAAGCTTATTGCCGGCTCAACAAGAATCGCGATCGATTCGGTGCGGTCATCGATCATCAAGATGCTGCGATCCGCGGTAGCGAGTATTTGCGGATGATTGGCACAACGCTATTTCTAATCGCCGGCACGGCTGGCCTGTTTGCAAACGACGGCGACCCGAATGCCAGTCAACTTGCCACTTGGGCATTTGGCGCAGGCATTTCGATGATGCTGATTCATGTCTGGTTTCCTGCCGCAGTCACCCGCTTCGCATCGACGCAGGTGCTTTACCACACCTGGCCATTTTGGCACGGACTGTCGGTGCTGATGCACCCGTTGTCGGCACCCGGTGAGCTTGTTGAGATCATTACGCGTCGATTGGCTGGGAAGCAAGAGCATGAAGACGAAGATCAAGAGCAACTCGAGGATGAAATTCGCACGATCGTTACGGCGGGCGAACGTGAAGGATATTTCGGTCCGGGGGTTCGTGAAATGATCCAAGGAGTGATGACCCTTCATGAAGATACAGTCGGCCACATCATGACGCCTCGCGGTGACGTCGACGCGTTGGATGTGTCCTGGAGCTGGGAACAGATCCTCGAAACGATTGTCGAGGCAGGCCGAACTCGGTTGCCCGTCTACGAGGGAACGCTCGACAACGTGGTCGGCATTTTGTACGTAAAGGATCTACTTCCGTATCTGCAGAAGGATGGCGAACCGGATAAACCCATTTCAAAAATCATGCGTCGCAGTTGGATCGTTCCGGTTGATCGGTCGGTCGAAATCTTGCTTCGCGAATTTCTTCATAGCCGCAGTCACATGGCGATTGTCCTCGATGAGTTTCAACAAACCACGGGCGTCGTTACCATCGAAGATGCACTCGAGGAAATTGTCGGCGAGATCGTCGACGAATCGGATGAGGACGAAGAGATCGGTCTGCAAGTAATTGATGACGATACGGTCGAAGTCGATGGTCGATTGATGATTGACGACTTGAACGATCTGGTCGGTTGGGATTTGCCAGAGAGCGACGATTACGAAACGATTGCGGGTTATGTATTGTTTCACACAGGCGCGATTCCCGAGGCGGGACATCGTTTGACACTTGGTGAATCCGAAATTGAAATTTTGAAAGCCAGTAATCGAAAAATCGATTCGATGCGTATTCGCCGACAAAAAAACAAGGACCAAAGAGTCGGTTGA
- the uppS gene encoding polyprenyl diphosphate synthase — protein sequence MADLPKHIAIIMDGNGRWAEAQGLPRIEGHRRGVDSVRMVSEMASELGIEAITLYCLSSENWKRPQPELDFLMHLLEQYLVEERRLIMEQGLRLKVIGRRDRLPESVITEMDKTLQMSAENQGTALVLAIDYGGRDEITKVVRELAREVADGKLAEEKIDEELVSSRLYTAGLPEVDLMIRTGGDFRVSNFLLWQLSYAELWVTESCWPDFKRELFLSAIDDYATRQRRFGGLSVNQ from the coding sequence ATGGCCGATCTTCCGAAGCATATTGCGATCATCATGGATGGCAATGGTCGCTGGGCAGAAGCACAAGGATTGCCTCGAATCGAAGGCCATCGTCGGGGCGTCGACTCGGTGCGGATGGTAAGCGAAATGGCCTCAGAACTGGGCATCGAAGCGATCACGCTTTACTGCTTGTCGAGTGAAAACTGGAAACGTCCGCAGCCTGAGTTGGACTTTCTAATGCATTTACTCGAGCAGTACTTGGTTGAAGAGCGTCGTTTGATTATGGAGCAAGGCCTGCGTTTGAAGGTCATTGGGCGACGAGACCGTTTGCCCGAATCCGTCATCACAGAGATGGACAAAACGCTGCAGATGTCGGCCGAGAATCAAGGCACCGCTCTTGTGTTAGCAATCGATTATGGTGGTCGCGATGAGATCACCAAAGTCGTCCGCGAATTGGCTCGAGAAGTCGCCGACGGCAAGTTGGCTGAAGAGAAGATCGATGAAGAATTGGTCTCGAGTCGGCTCTATACAGCAGGACTTCCCGAAGTCGATTTGATGATACGCACCGGTGGCGATTTTCGTGTCAGCAACTTTCTGCTGTGGCAATTGAGCTATGCTGAACTGTGGGTGACCGAGTCATGTTGGCCAGACTTCAAACGGGAATTGTTTTTATCGGCGATAGACGACTACGCGACTCGGCAACGTCGCTTCGGCGGATTGAGCGTCAATCAATAA
- a CDS encoding adenylosuccinate synthase, producing MSGTCVIGLQWGDEAKGKLVDLLAPQFDYVVRYQGGANAGHTVVAGSETYKLHHIPSGILHPHVKNMITPGVVINPTTLIAEIDGLAPRGVNCAENMLISERAHLVMPWHIAEDRQTNATEVRGESIGTTNRGIGPCYRDKVGRTHAIRMTDLLQPERDERIRTVAEQKTKILRSLGVPEEELQQIAPDVVVPLAASWAKRLSAMIGDTTEILLDAAEADKKLLFEGAQGALLDIDHGTYPFVTSSNSSGVGICAGSGIPPKWIDHVLGVCKAYSTRVGGGPFVTELEDAVGDQIRKLGNEYGTTTGRPRRCGWFDAVAVRYTARLSGVTRLALMMMDVLAHLDELKVCVAYELDGQRITRFPGHADQLRRCKPIYETIEGWKEPVDDVRSVDDFPEGALAYVRRIEELVGVPVGVLSVGPDRAQTIFTDASSVLKLQPVA from the coding sequence GTGTCGGGTACTTGTGTCATTGGTTTACAATGGGGTGACGAAGCGAAAGGTAAGTTGGTCGACTTACTAGCCCCTCAATTTGATTATGTCGTTCGCTACCAAGGAGGCGCCAACGCGGGCCACACCGTGGTCGCTGGCTCTGAAACCTACAAATTGCATCATATCCCCAGCGGTATTCTGCATCCTCATGTCAAAAACATGATCACTCCGGGCGTGGTTATCAATCCGACCACGCTGATTGCTGAAATTGACGGTCTGGCTCCTCGCGGCGTGAACTGTGCCGAGAACATGCTCATCAGCGAGCGTGCTCATTTGGTCATGCCTTGGCATATTGCCGAAGATCGCCAAACGAATGCAACCGAAGTGCGTGGCGAATCGATTGGAACGACCAATCGCGGGATCGGACCGTGCTACCGCGACAAGGTGGGCCGCACCCATGCGATTCGGATGACCGATTTACTGCAACCCGAGCGAGATGAACGCATCCGAACGGTCGCGGAGCAGAAAACAAAAATCTTGCGAAGTCTGGGCGTACCCGAAGAGGAGCTGCAGCAAATTGCACCGGATGTGGTTGTTCCACTGGCTGCCTCTTGGGCAAAGCGTTTGTCAGCGATGATCGGCGACACAACGGAGATCCTGCTCGATGCAGCAGAGGCGGACAAAAAGTTATTGTTCGAAGGAGCTCAAGGAGCGCTGCTCGATATCGACCATGGCACGTATCCATTTGTGACCAGCAGTAACAGCAGCGGTGTAGGGATCTGTGCCGGATCGGGGATCCCGCCAAAATGGATCGATCATGTCTTGGGGGTTTGCAAAGCCTACAGCACTCGCGTTGGTGGCGGTCCGTTTGTGACTGAATTAGAGGATGCGGTCGGCGACCAGATTCGAAAACTTGGCAACGAGTATGGTACGACGACGGGTCGTCCGCGTCGTTGTGGATGGTTTGACGCGGTTGCCGTTCGCTACACCGCACGTCTCAGTGGCGTGACTCGTTTGGCATTGATGATGATGGACGTCCTTGCTCATCTTGATGAACTAAAGGTCTGTGTCGCGTATGAATTGGATGGCCAACGCATTACACGGTTCCCTGGCCATGCCGACCAACTCCGACGATGCAAACCGATCTATGAAACGATCGAGGGTTGGAAGGAACCCGTCGATGATGTGCGAAGCGTCGATGATTTTCCTGAAGGTGCACTTGCCTATGTTCGCAGGATTGAAGAATTGGTGGGGGTCCCCGTTGGTGTATTGTCGGTTGGACCGGACCGAGCACAAACGATCTTCACAGACGCCTCCTCCGTCCTAAAACTGCAACCGGTCGCTTAG
- a CDS encoding HD family phosphohydrolase: MSTSTKKRTRQERIESLGIPKPRFVQWWQRSDKSDFLLRIAMAVAAAVLMLVLCQAWQLPFAYRKGSILKRDLITRVTFQVPDEFETDALRRQKRREEPVLYRNRTKPLDQLRAILKDQLFLTLGAQSYEQMNDDERKAFEEFLRSKEQAVADDEMEETDSVKVAPEQQFAILKSVLATDPELIKVDEAVAMAMKPIYDHGLLRSMQHKPDQGNQRIIMVYPAGLPDEAVPVEASKVRIAQASSEFQSLLQEYFRSRFDLDQDQVAARMIGQWFVNRLPEYETLQYDDELSEQARLAAAARVEPVMTTYYAGDSKLATAGEPLTGKEIALLRMEEREFASRMGWRDKLARFTAYGGMMCALYLLCGSYIFFVEDRSLLLDRAKFAKMLVLIVATVVLCYYAARDEWRSELIPLVLASTVAAVVYGRELALLLMAAVCLSVTLFLGASISELVMLLAASTSCMLLLGRIRTRTHLLYVGAISAAITAITVVGVGVVTAETLSNVDEAAESTPFYNGPYFGSVVGGLCREALWAGFCILVSAASMTGLLPLVEKAFGVQTDLSLLELGDASHPLLRRLAQRAPGTYNHSINVASIAEAAADAIGANGLLVRVGAYFHDIGKMFKPDYFIENQSSGINQHDSLQPAMSTLVIIAHVKDGADLARSHHLPQSIIDFIMQHHGTTLVEYFYREAARRSEEDPNGDTVSDKDFRYPGPKPQTLEAAVMMLADTVESASRTLVDPTPSRIQGLVDAIAQKKMADGQFDECGLTFRQLDRIRASLVKSLTAIYHARVKYPGQQSA; this comes from the coding sequence ATGAGCACGTCAACGAAAAAACGAACCCGCCAAGAACGCATCGAATCGCTTGGAATCCCCAAACCGCGATTCGTCCAGTGGTGGCAGCGGAGTGACAAGTCCGATTTCTTGCTGCGAATCGCGATGGCGGTGGCGGCTGCCGTTTTGATGTTGGTGCTTTGCCAAGCTTGGCAGTTGCCATTTGCCTATCGCAAGGGGAGCATTTTGAAACGCGACTTGATCACACGAGTCACGTTTCAGGTTCCCGATGAATTTGAGACCGACGCACTGCGCCGCCAAAAGCGGCGTGAAGAACCGGTGTTGTATCGCAATCGCACCAAACCGCTCGACCAATTGAGAGCGATTCTAAAAGACCAGCTCTTCTTGACTCTCGGTGCTCAATCCTACGAACAGATGAACGACGATGAACGCAAAGCGTTCGAGGAGTTTCTCCGCAGCAAAGAGCAAGCCGTCGCGGACGATGAGATGGAGGAAACCGATAGCGTCAAGGTCGCTCCAGAGCAACAGTTTGCAATTCTAAAATCGGTCTTGGCCACCGATCCTGAGCTGATCAAGGTCGACGAAGCGGTCGCGATGGCGATGAAGCCGATCTATGACCATGGCCTGCTGCGGTCGATGCAGCATAAACCGGATCAGGGGAACCAGCGGATTATCATGGTCTACCCGGCGGGATTGCCGGACGAAGCCGTGCCAGTCGAAGCAAGCAAGGTGCGGATTGCCCAAGCGAGCAGTGAATTTCAAAGTCTTTTGCAAGAGTACTTTCGGTCTCGCTTTGATTTGGACCAGGATCAAGTGGCCGCGCGGATGATCGGCCAATGGTTTGTCAACCGATTGCCCGAATACGAAACGCTTCAATACGACGACGAATTGAGTGAGCAAGCACGCTTGGCCGCCGCTGCACGAGTCGAACCGGTGATGACAACCTATTATGCTGGCGATTCGAAACTGGCCACCGCTGGCGAGCCGCTGACGGGCAAAGAGATTGCTTTGCTGAGAATGGAAGAGCGAGAATTTGCCAGCCGGATGGGATGGCGAGACAAGTTGGCTCGCTTTACCGCCTATGGAGGAATGATGTGCGCCCTCTATCTTCTTTGTGGTTCGTACATCTTCTTTGTTGAAGATCGATCGCTGCTACTCGATCGTGCAAAGTTTGCCAAGATGTTGGTTTTGATCGTGGCCACGGTCGTCCTTTGCTACTACGCCGCTCGCGATGAGTGGCGTAGCGAGCTGATCCCGTTGGTATTGGCGTCGACGGTTGCTGCAGTCGTTTACGGGCGAGAGTTGGCGTTATTGTTGATGGCAGCGGTTTGTTTGAGTGTCACCTTGTTTTTAGGCGCGTCGATATCGGAATTGGTGATGTTGTTGGCCGCCAGTACCAGCTGTATGTTGTTGTTGGGACGCATTCGCACTCGCACTCATTTGCTATATGTCGGAGCCATCTCAGCCGCGATCACGGCGATTACCGTTGTCGGTGTCGGCGTCGTCACCGCGGAAACGTTATCGAACGTCGACGAGGCAGCGGAATCGACACCATTTTACAATGGGCCCTATTTTGGATCGGTGGTCGGAGGGCTATGCCGCGAAGCGCTTTGGGCAGGGTTCTGTATCCTGGTGTCGGCTGCGTCGATGACCGGATTGCTGCCACTCGTGGAGAAAGCTTTCGGCGTGCAAACCGATTTAAGTCTATTGGAACTTGGCGATGCAAGCCATCCGCTACTAAGGCGTCTGGCTCAACGTGCACCGGGGACCTACAACCACTCGATCAACGTCGCGTCGATTGCGGAGGCAGCAGCCGATGCGATTGGTGCCAACGGCCTGCTCGTTCGGGTGGGCGCGTATTTCCATGACATTGGAAAAATGTTCAAACCGGACTATTTCATCGAGAACCAAAGCTCCGGAATCAATCAACACGATTCGCTTCAGCCTGCAATGAGCACGCTCGTGATTATCGCTCATGTCAAGGATGGTGCCGACCTTGCTAGAAGTCATCATTTGCCGCAGTCGATCATTGACTTCATCATGCAGCATCATGGAACGACATTGGTCGAGTACTTTTACCGTGAAGCGGCTCGGCGTAGTGAAGAAGATCCCAATGGCGATACCGTTAGCGACAAAGACTTTCGATACCCTGGACCAAAACCGCAAACGCTCGAAGCGGCGGTCATGATGTTGGCCGATACGGTCGAGAGTGCCTCGCGTACGTTGGTCGACCCAACGCCTTCACGGATTCAAGGTTTGGTTGACGCGATTGCTCAAAAGAAGATGGCCGATGGCCAATTCGATGAATGTGGACTAACGTTTCGCCAACTCGACCGTATCCGAGCGAGTCTAGTCAAATCCCTTACCGCGATCTATCACGCACGTGTCAAATATCCTGGACAACAATCCGCATAG